Part of the Zingiber officinale cultivar Zhangliang chromosome 6A, Zo_v1.1, whole genome shotgun sequence genome, GCCTAGTGCATCGTGCATACATTTATTAGTTAAGACTTGCGCGTTCAAGCAATTATAGCTTATTTGTTAAAGTTGAGTGTTTTTAGTCACGACACAAATAATACCTAAAacaatattttttgaaattaatataataaacaGAGATAAAATTAGAGTATAAATTTTTTTAGTTCCCTTTACCCTTCCTTACATCTCAAATCAGGATGTAAGAAATTCTTTTATAGGTAAAGAAGATAAAGTTTACTCTTTTTTACATTTCTTTTCCGTAGCTCACTTCCTATCGAATAGAGtttcaaattttctttcttttttaatctttctctcacatccTCCTAAATAATGTGTTAGAATCATTGGATTGGCTCATTCCATGGGCTTGAACGAACCAACCCGAGCGGATTACAGATCTGTCAGTGGTGGGCTCAGATTGGCCTTGGATTGAAAAAGAattcaataaaaaatttaaaattaatccaTTAATCAAATAATCAAACAGAAGAGAAATTGTAAAGTCTCCTCTACTCTCTCGACCGGGTGAGATGGTTTCGAAATCCGAACCGATCAAATGAAACAAAAGCCCTTCTCTTCTTAGGTCTCTCTCGTAAAACCCTATCCCTACCCCATTCGTTGCCTCGCCGACGCCGTCGCCGCCTCCCTCAGACACTCACCTTCCTAGCTCTATCTGATAATCTAAATCGCCTGCAGAGAAACACTTCTGATAGATCGGCAGTTCGGCAGTGACAGTCCGGCAATCGCTGATATCCAAGCTCGAATCCCCACCAGTCCGGCATCGGCAATCCCTGGTCTCCATTCTCAAAGCTCCTGTTTGAGGTgagctttttttttttgcttccttTCCTTCTTTTTCCCTTCCTCTTTCTACGTTTGTGGTTTGCGCTACCTTTTGCCTTGTTTACTTGTTGAGTTTGACCAATTGACGTTTTTTGGTTGAGATCCAGAGTTCTGTTGGTTGcattttttgtattttgattcTAAAACAGAAACTGTGAGTTCTGTTGTAATGTTGTTGCCATTTTTTACATTTAATTTTGAAGCTGAAATTGTAATGTTCTAGTTCACGGAGCTAATTTCTGTTTCTGCTTTGTTATGTactctttttttttgtcttttcaaTCTGTAATTGAAAGCGAGTGTTGGAAATTttcttatctttttcttcttatatGTGAATTATATGTTTTAATGATTCAGCATTTTTGAAGCTAGCAATCGTAGTTATACTTTCCATAGGTAACCTTAATGAGATTATtctgatctaatttagttttcttttctagtTCAAGTGGCATATCTCCTAATAATTTGTTTAGATGCCATTCATGATCTCCTAAAATCCTACAAAAAGAAAGACAGTGATGGAGCAGCGATCGGAGGATTCCACCGCTGGTTGACGAACTGGCTAGACCTTCGGAGGATGGCTGCTCGGCAGATCCCTTTTTCTGAAGATATTTTAAAGGAAGAATTACCTAAATAGTTTGAACTGCCACATATTCCTGAATATAATGGATCTTCTGATCTTGAAGATCATTTGTGTCGGTTTAAGAATGTAGCCCTGTTATAACAGTATACAGAAGGGATCAAGTGCCGTCTCTTTCTCACCACCTTAGTGGGGCCAGCTCTGCGATGGTTCAATACGCTGCGACCCGGATCTGTGTCTTCTTTTGATGAATTCACAACACTATTTCTCCGCTACTTTTTTAGTTCCAAGAGGTACACACCCACCCCGCTCAGCTTATTCAATCTAAAACAGAAGTCTCAAGAAACTCTGCACAAGTACATCCAACGGTTCACCTGTGCTGCATTGGAAATAACTTCGGGAGTACCGGAAATTTTGATGGGCGCCTTCGTCCAAGGACTCAGAGAAGGGGATTTTTTCCATTCTCTATTAGAGGAACCTCCAACGGATTATGAAATGCTTCTTGCAAGGGCTGAGGAGTATATCAATCTGGAGGAGGCTTTACGAGCTTGACAAGAACAAAGAGGATCTTGGCCGGTTGATGCTTCAGAACATCATCTCGAGTAGCCCCCTCCTCGACCTGTTCAGCATGTTCAACAGATGTAACCGCCTTATACTCTACGATATTCTAAAGAAAGGGCTATGCAAATTTGTGATGAGCATCAATTCTTGAGAAGACCTAGAGGCTTTGAACAGGGGCTTCAAAGATGACCCTCCCCCGCTTTATGTGATTTTCATCAGTAATATGGGCATACCACACATAACTGTCGAGGATTAGAACGGGAGAGTGGGTCATTGAGACCTATCCTCATATGAGAAATATATTGACCGACCCTGCTGCTTATCAACACACACCACCTCCACGCTATCCTCCCAGACAAGGTTATCCAAGTCCTCCCCATCCGGCCCCGCCTCCTCAGAATCATCCAGTAGCACCTCAGCAAGAAAGGGCGCTAATACCGAATCGTAACTTTTTGAGCTTTAAGTGGCCTTTATTTGACTTCATTTATTATGATTTATGATTTTATTTAGGATTTTGTGTCTCGATGTGTTGTCCCTTACTCTATCGCTATTGCTGTAGCTTTATTAATGCTTTTATCAATAGTTGTTAAAATGATAAATATCATATGTATGAATCGGAATGTAAAAGAATCATTACGGGGTACATATCATACGTAAGAACCAGGATGTAAAAGAacatgacaatttgatttgattgAATATCATTCATTATGAATCTTATTTTATATCCTTTTGgaagaaagaaataaagaaagagaaCCATTTTATATGGTtttgaaaagaaagaaagaaacctcATCCAAACTTGAATCAGTGCATGAGTGTGAAGGTGGAATTAATGGCCCATACTGATCAAGAAGTAGTGTCGGCGTGTCGCATTAAAATGCAAAGATATTATTAGTACTTAAGAGAACAGATATTATTATCACTGAAGCTTAGGAAAATAGTACACCTTATGCATTCTCAGCTCAAAGTAAGTATACAGAATATGAACACACTAATCcgtgttgttttttgtttttaaatttcacTTGCTAACGGATAAGCTATAAAACTTGATTGTTTCGTTGTTCCTTTTtcttatgaaattttatttcaaacTGAAAAAAATGTGTTACGTGATTCTCACTGCATCATAGGTGACTCCAATCTTGTCAGAAGTAGTCAAAATGAAGCAGTTGGTGGTGATTGCCGCAGTTTGATGTTTTCTAAGTATAAGAAAAGAAGAATGTTATACAATGGGGATGTAGGCTCCTTGCTACCTACTTTGTACTCCTCAGACTATTTTACCAAGCCCTCAATTGACGAGTTGGCAGCACTAGAGACGATTGACTCAGGTTATTGTAGCCGAGTTCCTGATTTCACTATTGGAAGAGTGGGTTATGGTCAAATTAAATTCATAGGAAGCACTGATGTCAGATGGTTACATTTGGACCAGATTGTAAAATTTGACAGGAATTCAGTGGTGGTATATACTGATGAGGCTGACAAACCCCCAGTGGGTCAAGGCCTTAACAAAGCTGCTGAAGTAACTTTGACCCTGAAACTGAGATCATTAGATGCTCATTCTCCGGAATTAGATAGATTCGGTGATATACTAAGGAAACGTGCTGATAGACAAGGAGCCGTCTTTGTCTCATTTGATTTGTCAAGTGGCAATTGGACATTCCTAGTGCATCATTTCAGTAGATTTGGattggatgatgaagaagaagaggatatTGTCATGATTGACAACGATAGTGATTCAACCGCAGAGGTAAACGAATTTCCTGCACATTCTGCTGGGGCTGTGTTATCTCATTCACTTCCAGCTCATCTGGGTCTTGATCCTGTAAGAATGCAAGAATTGAGGGCATTGATGTTTTCTTCTGAGGAGTATGAAGATCTTAATGGATCATTCCAAAAGATTAATAGTTACAACAAGGAACAGTTAAAGGAGGATTCCCCAGTAATCAATGGCAAAATATTGGCTAATACAACAATATTACATGGTTCTTCCAGGAAGGGAAGGATTCAAATTAGTTCTTCACCCATTCGAAGACCCTCTCAAGCCCTACTGGAGTACAATCTAAATAACACTGACTTGAGCCCATCAAGGGACATTTTTCTGAGTGGTCATAGGAAGGGGTTGTCACTAACTAGGCTGACAAAGGTAGAGGGGTTTAGACTGGAGGAGAAGCACCAAACTCCTTTATCTGGAGGATACTCTAAGAATATAGTAGATGCTGCTTTGTTCATGGGTAGATCTTTTCGAGTTGGATGGGGACCGAATGGCATACTTGTTCATAGTGGTACTCCAGTAGACAGTCCAAGCTGTGGATTATCTTCtcaagtaaatatacaaaaggttgcTATGGACAAAACTGTGAGAGATAAGAACAATAAAATCAATGAGGAGCTTGTTGATTTGCatttttcttctttgatgaatctcCACAAGTCGGTAGAACATGAAACTTCCCAATTGGTGCATGATTCTTTCAAATTAAAGCTTCTGCGAGTTGAATGCAGTCGTTTGACTCTTCCTGAAATTTGCCAGGCTTATATTGAGACTATTGAGAAGGCACATGAGATTTCTGAGTTATCTACATCTAACCGTGTGTTCTTGATGCACCAAGTATCTATTTGGGCATTGGTAAGAGTTCTATTTTCAGAGAGGGAAACAAATGAACAGTCAAATGATGATGATAGGGAAGGAATGATGCTTGATACGAAGGATGATTCTCTTGACATGGACGTTGAGGCAAAACCTTTCGCTCGGAGAGCAGAATTTTCTTTTTGGCTGCAAGAGAGTGTTTGCCATCGAATTCAGGATGATATAACCTACTTAAATGATTCTAGTGATTTGGAGCAGATACTTGTACTTTTAACTGGACGGCAGCTGGATGCAGCAGTTGAGCTTGCTGCTGCAAGAGGAGATGTCCGACTAGCTATTTTACTAAGTCAGGCTGGTGGGTCAATGGTCAGTCGTTCTGACATGGCACAACAGTTGGATATCTGGAGAATGAATGGCATGGATTTTAAGTTTATTGAGAATGATAGGTTAAAGTTGTATGAGTTGCTTGCAGGTAATATACAAGATGCATTCCAGGTTTCATCCATTGACTGGAAAAGGTTTCTAGGGTTGATAATGTGGTATCAACTTCCTCCTGATACCCCATTGTCTGTGGTATTTCATACTTATCAGCAGCTTCTCTGTGAAAAAAGAGCTCCTCATCCTGTCCCAGTTTACATTGATGAAGGacctcttgaagaagaagaagtggactgGAACATTGGTGATAATCATGACCTTGCATATTATGTTATGCTTCTTCATGCTAATGAAGACAAGAACTTCAACCAACTGAAAACCATGTTTAGTGCATTCTCTTCCACATATGATCCACTTGACTACCACATGATCTGGCACCAGCGTGCCATATTGGAAGCTATTGGTGCATTTAGTTCAAAAGATCTTAGTATACTTGACATGAGTTTTGTTGACCAGTTGCTATGTCTTGGGTTGTGCCATTGGGCAATTTATGTTGTTCTGCACATGCCTTACTGCGATGATGCACCATATATCCAGGCTAAGCTTATTAAACAGATTCTGTGTCAAAATTGTGAAATTTGGAGCTCTCAAGAGAATCAATATCAGTTTATTGAAGAACTTGGTATACCATCAGAATGGATGCATGAGGCTCTGGTATGGACTATCGTAttatttgtgtcaatttattCATAGGTGTCTAAAGATTTTCCATCAACTGATTTGTCCCATTTTTTAGCCCGAACATCTTTGAATATCGCAGTAGTTTCCTAATGAGATTTCCCCTCTCATGTTCCTTGAAATTCTAGGCAATATACTTCGAGTATCAGGGAGATTTGCCAGAGGCCCTGGAACATTTTCTTAGATGCTCTAATTGGAAAAAAGCTCACTCAATCTTCATTACATCAGTGGCTCATCACTTATTCCTATCATGTAAGTATGAAAATGGCTGCATTCCTATCATACAGCAATGCTGCATTGTTATAACTATGATCCTGAAGTTTTTATGGGTTGCAGTATTacacaatcacaagaaaaccATTTAAAAATGGGTTATAACTATGAAAATTTCACACAAATGTGCAACTGAGTCATGGAAAAGTAACTGAAAAACCTTGTAGATAGTTCACAAGTTGTTATCAAAGCTAAGAGAGTTGAGATTTCTTTGCTAAACGGCGCACAAGGATTGGCTTATGCTTGAAGACATAAttctattcccccccccccccttttcatGAATCTATTGTAGGCTAGATGTTGGACGAATCTGGCATACTTTATAGTTTATATTCCTTATGATGGTAAATATTTTGTAGTATTCTGAATACTGAATTCAAGTTACTGCTATGACATCCTGATAAATTTTTCACCAGAGTTCCTTGGAAATTGATGTTACAAATGTTGTGTTGATCCTATTATCATTCTGTTTACAAATGATTTTTTGAGGACATGTAGATCATATGCATAAGTTTGTTGGATGCTCCTCCATCTGACTTATCATTTCTGTTCATTTTCTTATTTACTAGTTATTTGCAATCATTCGATGTGTAAGTTTATTGTTGAATGTCCTGATGACCCCATGTTATTcacttgaaagaaaaaaaaaattatagcacATGCTTATTAGACATGCATATGTAGTTGAATTTTACCTTATTTTCAATAGACGTCTAATATTAAACTAGTTTTATTAGGTCTTCCCAGTTAAGGAACATTGTATGGTTAGACTAGATGACTAGATGATTTCTCTAGCTTACATTTAGGTCAATAAGTATACaaagaatcaacaaaaaaaaaagaggaaaaattCTTCCAGTAAAAGGCAGTGTAATGgatgaaatataatatttatatcaTAGAGCTAAAGCTTTTTAGTTGGATAGTAATGTTTTTCCAAATTGACATGTACTTGGACATTAGTATTGTGGTaagtgaaaaataaatttttatattttttttattactctCTTAGGGTTAAATTATATTCTATGCATGCAACTCATGTTAAATGCCTTCTTAATACTGACTGCACATGGATCTCACATATGCATTGGCATAGTGATGCCCTTTGGGTAAATGTACTAATAAACTGAAAATTTGTAAATATTTGGGCTAAACAATGAGAAAATCATACTTGTGCCAAGTATTTTGAGAACTCAAGCTTGTGCCATTTCATACCTATGCTCGATGAGTTTAGATATTTAACATGCAAATCACACTTATGATTTGAAGCAAGTGAAATATAATCAAACTCTGCATTTTTCAATGCTAGCTCTCAGTAGTATTTCTTGTTTTATGGTTCATTTTTTATCCTATTAAGACCAACTATTTTTTTTACCTTGTTAAATGTTCATGACAAATTAGATAACTTTCTGAAGATCAAATTTTGGCGGCGTTGATTTTTCTTAGATCATGACTATATAGCTTCAATTATCTAGAATTGGAATAATATGCCAACCATTGTAAATACATGCATCACAATCTAGAATAGGAGACATGCAAATATGCATCATGCTAAAGTTTACTTTCATATTGCAAGATGGTTACTAATgttatgaaaaatgaatattctcAGCTCAAGATGAAGAGATTTGGAGAATCACAAGTTTCATGGAAGAACATAAGTCTGAAATTTCTGACTGGGACCTGGGTGCTGGAATTTTTTTTGACTTCTACATTCTAAGGAGTTCATTGAAAGAGGGGGACATCATGAGTGAAACGGTAAGGTTACCTGTGTTAAAATTTAGAATTCATTGATTATAGAAAATGAAAACCAACCACCATTATCTAAACTTCTGTACGCTGAAAAAAACACAACATTTGCTGCTTTCTTGTTGACAGTTTTTCTTCTGTAATATGCTTCCTTGAACTTCAATGCCCGGATACTCTATCTTCTTATGTAGTTATAGTTTCCATGCATTGTCTGCTCTTGTGGAGTCAGTGTTTATAATACCTGATTGGTGGACGAATTAATGGCCGCTTGGGTTCCTGGTTTTTCCAGTTGAACTGACCCTCTGACCATCTATTGACTGGACTGGTTTTGCTTCTGATTCCCTGGTTAACTAGTTGAACTTGCCAGTCTGGTCCTGTTTTGAAAGCACTACATGGAGTCTGTTGGACGTTTTCCTTTCCTTCTATATGCAACACAGTCCAGTATCCGATGATTGTTAATAGATGTAAGACACTCACAATTAAAATGGTAATTCGTGCACTATATGATTGGGCCACTACACTGCGATGTGTTGCTTGAAGACATACAGGTTCACATTCAGTCTATTTGTAAAAAGTcacttaaaattaattctaaaagtATGTATATGCAAAATATTTAAGTTCTACAGTATAATATACCAAAGTGATTAGTATATGCAATCCTTGTAGAAGAAATTTTACATGAACCACAATATATTAAATCATGCAAATTTACCAAAGGTTTTGCCTACATTACATAACAtatcaaattaataaatataGTGATATGTGAACACGTGTATTGGTTCACATTCAGTGTGTTAGAAAGAGACTCTCCTTGACTCTTAGGCATACCTATGGATACCATCCCATGAGTCATAATTCCAAATTGACAATTACATAAGGTCATTAGAACTCTAAATTTGGAAGTGTGCACTAATATACTAGAAACatattcattttctgatttctaGTGATAACACTTTTTCTTCTATACAATATGAACATTTATGAAGGCGAGCtttggtgcaacggtaaagtttTTGTCATATAACCTACAAGTCATGGGTTTGAGTCTCGGAAATAGCCTTTTgtaaagcagggtaagactgcatACAATAGACTGTGTACAATAGATCGTTCCCCGGGACCCGTATTGGTAGGAACTTCGTGCATCGGACTGTCTATATTACGATATGAGAATTTATGAGAAGAAAAAGAGATACGAAATGAAAAGTTGTTGTCCTTCAATTAATTTTCTCCTTTGCCcatttctttgtttttttgcCCGTATCTAGTAAGAATCTCACCAATATAGTCCATCCATGCatcacagttttttttttttttcaattatacCATTGAATATTCTAGCTTTGGTATAATAGTAAAGTTGCTGTGTGACCTACAGGTCACGGGTTTGAGTCTCGGAAATAGTTTCTTGTAAAGCAGGTAGTGTACAATAGACTTTTTCTTGGGACCTAtattggcgggagcttcgtgcactgggATGTCCCTATCATGATATGACAATTTATGAGAACAAAAAGAGATACAAAATGAAAAGTTGTTGTCCTTCTACAATGTTGCTGTGTAGTGTGGATGATATGAAGTTTACATTCTTGCATTTACTTGGTGGTTGTAGTCAATATTGATTATGTTTACATCTTTCTTGTCTTTTTCTAGGACCCTCTTGGAAAGAAAAATGATGAATGCAGAAGCTTTTTTACTCGTTTAAGTGAATCTCTATTGATTTGGGGAATCAGATTGCCTGCTGATGCAAGGTGAGTAATATGTCCTGCAAATTCCATCAATTTACAAAGCATTACAAAATCTCCAATATGCAAGACTGGTTGTTAGTCAGATGCCCCTGCCACTAGTCAGATAATGTTTGATAGATTCAAAAAGCATATGCTAGCAGTACTTGTCAACTCACGACATTAGACATAATATAGGAAAGTTCAAAAAATACCATAAAAAATGACTAACTAGTATTTATATTATAAAGCATATTAATCGACATCTAATTCTTCTTCCACATACAAAATTTTACGTAAAGCATTCAATTCAAAACACATGAAATATCGCAGCCAATATAGTATAAGTATATTTAATATCTAAAATGTTTATCTCGTAGTCATAATTGTGCAAATGTGCAAAATGAGCTCAACATGCATTTCCGTGGATTGATTCACAGGTTAACCTACGCAAAGATGTCAGAAGAACTGTGTAATCTACTGATGTCCGTTCCTGGTTTGAGCTCCACAGCGATGGTTCAGATGAGCTGCTTTGACACGATGCTCATTGCTCCTACTCCGGAAGATATGCGATCCAGTCATCTGCAGAGCGCGGTTTCAGTCTTCACTTATTTTCTATCAGAGATCTCAACATGAATTCTGTATCAGTGTCATCTTTTGCCTTTAAACGTCGTTGTCAGAAGATCCAGTTGTAACCGTGATGTGAGATGTCTGCTCGTGTAAATTCCTGAGTCTTTCTAGTATGCGATCTAGCTTGTAGTGAAAAGAATGGTGAATCGGTGAAACAGATTTGAGATCTATTGGGTCGAATCAGTTGGTCCAGCtggatttcaaaaatattgttTTGATTGACAATGTcggtaaaaaaaaatacaacactttcattcttaatttaataaaaaatgaaaTGGCGAGATAAATATTCACACTCAACCTATGTCAACGTGGGTTAGGATCTTCGTTGCCGTAAATATTACGTATAATTAGTCAAAAGGCATGCAAATGGCGATTCTGACGTGGACTAATTGGCGTCCGATGTTTCTTGCTAATTACGAATGAGGCGAAGGAATGTGGGCGCTTTTTGAAATCTAAAAAATTTAGGGGGCAAAGACATTTTGGTAACTGACATTTAAACCTTTAAGGGTAGGTTGATAATATTAAACAGGGGGAATCAAATGAAATAATTCCAAACTGAAAAGGCAAACTTAGTTAACCCTAACGAGAGAGAGAGATCGGCACCGCTTTGGATTCACCTCGTCCTTCGCCTTCCTCTTTCTTCGCTCTGTCTCCTCATCGCGGTCAGCGTCTCCGTCGCCTCTTCCTCCTCCGACTAACTCCAGATCCGAGACAGCTAGCATCACAATGAACTGGATCGCACGGAAGATCCATCTCTACAACGTCACCATAGGACTCTACATGCTCGATTGGTGGGAGCGATACCTCTTCAGTAtccttctcttatttttttcGATTACATTTTTGGTTTGTTCGGATGATTGCTCAAAAAGAAGCTCTTTGATTCATTAGCTTTGTGCAACCTTAAGGGGATTAGACATATTGATCCTTGTGTTGCTCTGGTTCGTCTTCTACAACGGTTCCAGATCTGCCACTGAATTCTACAACGGGTAAAATTTCTCCCTTTTCCTCATTTATTTGAAACATTGACTGGTAAGACGGAAAATGGGtgaatgttttattttactttttccttttttctgTCTTTGGAAACCGCTCGTTTTTACCATCTAAACGATATCACTGGGGATTTGTAATTGACATAGTTgaatgatagattaaattttatagTTTTGGGTTAAGTTGTTTCCTTAGTTCTTGAAGGAATGGAATACAAGGATGGAATTCATACGGAGCAATTATTTATACATTTGGTTCGGTTCTTAGGAATGTGAAATATTTTGTCCAGTTCGTCTGACTTGCACAATCGAACATTCAAGTTGCATATTTTAGTGTTCCTTTGACGCTTTTACAGAAAAATAGTTTGACGGAGCAATATATTTTAGTTTATACAACAGAATACTAAATTCTACTTTCAGTCTTCCTGTTCTTTAAGGTTAAACGTAGCCAAAATTTAATAAATGGAGTCAGTCTGTAGTGATGCATTGTTCTGAGCACTTTAGACCGGCTACTATTAGGGAAGAGCATCAGTGTGAATTCCTTGGAGAGCAATGGCCTAGATCCATCTATTCCTCTCTCGATTTTGATTCTTAATTTGGTACGTGACAACATCTAGACCAGCTCTGATCACCACAAAGGTTGGCTAGTATAGCCCGCTCTTCCTGGCTCAGCCATTAAGGAGGCGGCCTGCCGATAGGTTAGCTGTTATCATACATCGAAGGATCCACTGAATTGTCAATTTTCTGTATCTTTACATCTATTGCTGATTTATACACTAGTACAAACAATTTCTGATCCATTTTTCTTGAGTGTTCCAGATACATTAAACCCAAAATGTTGGCCGGCCAAAGTTTTGCAGTGGAAGAGAACATCATTATGTAGAGGAGTTGGAATTATATGAGTTAAGATCATCATGTATGTTAAATTCCTTTAAAATGTCGTTATCGTTATGTTTGACAAAATTATCTTCTCAAGCGAAGGAACATTATTTACTGTCTTTTTCACGTCCACCATATTACTCCCTCTATTTTCCTCTCCTAATTCTTGCCAGATGTTAGAAAAATGACACAAGTGAAGTCGAAGGCATAGGCCAATAAAGCCTATGCCTAGGACCTCAGTTTAATTGGGGCCCATtaatattagattttttaaaaatatatttaataattataatttaattttaattaaaagtgGGCGTTCCATTTCAAACTGCTTCGGCGCTTCGATTTCTGTGCAGGCGTGCACAGTAATATTTAATGTACCGCCGCTGCATCTATTTTTTGCTGTGAACATTGCAAAGCCGCTTCTATTTCCATGCAGTCTGCACTGTACAACCTGCAGCCACCTATTCAAATTTCAAacttcaattaattatctaaactTTTCAGCCTGCAGCCACCTAACTTTGGCTTTCTCATATAATTCTATAATCTATATAAAACCACTGGTCCACTACAGAACgtttttaaaactcgtactctcaAGTCTCATCCTGCTCATATTTTCATCCTTTAAATTTCATCCTCTGTAATCTGTATTTTCTATCTTTTATCATCTCGACAACAAAACACCCTTCGTATTCCTTAATCGTcaggtaatatttttttaattttttcttcattCTTGA contains:
- the LOC121994573 gene encoding uncharacterized protein LOC121994573; translation: MNWIARKIHLYNVTIGLYMLDWWERYLFNILILVLLWFVFYNGSRSATEFYNGYIKPKMLAGQSFAVEENIIM
- the LOC121998806 gene encoding nuclear pore complex protein NUP96-like isoform X2, which encodes MFSKYKKRRMLYNGDVGSLLPTLYSSDYFTKPSIDELAALETIDSGYCSRVPDFTIGRVGYGQIKFIGSTDVRWLHLDQIVKFDRNSVVVYTDEADKPPVGQGLNKAAEVTLTLKLRSLDAHSPELDRFGDILRKRADRQGAVFVSFDLSSGNWTFLVHHFSRFGLDDEEEEDIVMIDNDSDSTAEVNEFPAHSAGAVLSHSLPAHLGLDPVRMQELRALMFSSEEYEDLNGSFQKINSYNKEQLKEDSPVINGKILANTTILHGSSRKGRIQISSSPIRRPSQALLEYNLNNTDLSPSRDIFLSGHRKGLSLTRLTKVEGFRLEEKHQTPLSGGYSKNIVDAALFMGRSFRVGWGPNGILVHSGTPVDSPSCGLSSQVNIQKVAMDKTVRDKNNKINEELVDLHFSSLMNLHKSVEHETSQLVHDSFKLKLLRVECSRLTLPEICQAYIETIEKAHEISELSTSNRVFLMHQVSIWALVRVLFSERETNEQSNDDDREGMMLDTKDDSLDMDVEAKPFARRAEFSFWLQESVCHRIQDDITYLNDSSDLEQILVLLTGRQLDAAVELAAARGDVRLAILLSQAGGSMVSRSDMAQQLDIWRMNGMDFKFIENDRLKLYELLAGNIQDAFQVSSIDWKRFLGLIMWYQLPPDTPLSVVFHTYQQLLCEKRAPHPVPVYIDEGPLEEEEVDWNIGDNHDLAYYVMLLHANEDKNFNQLKTMFSAFSSTYDPLDYHMIWHQRAILEAIGAFSSKDLSILDMSFVDQLLCLGLCHWAIYVVLHMPYCDDAPYIQAKLIKQILCQNCEIWSSQENQYQFIEELGIPSEWMHEALAIYFEYQGDLPEALEHFLRCSNWKKAHSIFITSVAHHLFLSSQDEEIWRITSFMEEHKSEISDWDLGAGIFFDFYILRSSLKEGDIMSETDPLGKKNDECRSFFTRLSESLLIWGIRLPADARLTYAKMSEELCNLLMSVPGLSSTAMVQMSCFDTMLIAPTPEDMRSSHLQSAVSVFTYFLSEIST
- the LOC121998806 gene encoding nuclear pore complex protein NUP96-like isoform X1, yielding MRNILTDPAAYQHTPPPRYPPRQGYPSPPHPAPPPQNHPVAPQQERALIPNRDSNLVRSSQNEAVGGDCRSLMFSKYKKRRMLYNGDVGSLLPTLYSSDYFTKPSIDELAALETIDSGYCSRVPDFTIGRVGYGQIKFIGSTDVRWLHLDQIVKFDRNSVVVYTDEADKPPVGQGLNKAAEVTLTLKLRSLDAHSPELDRFGDILRKRADRQGAVFVSFDLSSGNWTFLVHHFSRFGLDDEEEEDIVMIDNDSDSTAEVNEFPAHSAGAVLSHSLPAHLGLDPVRMQELRALMFSSEEYEDLNGSFQKINSYNKEQLKEDSPVINGKILANTTILHGSSRKGRIQISSSPIRRPSQALLEYNLNNTDLSPSRDIFLSGHRKGLSLTRLTKVEGFRLEEKHQTPLSGGYSKNIVDAALFMGRSFRVGWGPNGILVHSGTPVDSPSCGLSSQVNIQKVAMDKTVRDKNNKINEELVDLHFSSLMNLHKSVEHETSQLVHDSFKLKLLRVECSRLTLPEICQAYIETIEKAHEISELSTSNRVFLMHQVSIWALVRVLFSERETNEQSNDDDREGMMLDTKDDSLDMDVEAKPFARRAEFSFWLQESVCHRIQDDITYLNDSSDLEQILVLLTGRQLDAAVELAAARGDVRLAILLSQAGGSMVSRSDMAQQLDIWRMNGMDFKFIENDRLKLYELLAGNIQDAFQVSSIDWKRFLGLIMWYQLPPDTPLSVVFHTYQQLLCEKRAPHPVPVYIDEGPLEEEEVDWNIGDNHDLAYYVMLLHANEDKNFNQLKTMFSAFSSTYDPLDYHMIWHQRAILEAIGAFSSKDLSILDMSFVDQLLCLGLCHWAIYVVLHMPYCDDAPYIQAKLIKQILCQNCEIWSSQENQYQFIEELGIPSEWMHEALAIYFEYQGDLPEALEHFLRCSNWKKAHSIFITSVAHHLFLSSQDEEIWRITSFMEEHKSEISDWDLGAGIFFDFYILRSSLKEGDIMSETDPLGKKNDECRSFFTRLSESLLIWGIRLPADARLTYAKMSEELCNLLMSVPGLSSTAMVQMSCFDTMLIAPTPEDMRSSHLQSAVSVFTYFLSEIST